ATGAACTGGTTGATGGAGACGCCTTCCCGGGAAGCCAGATTCCGCAGCTCCCGGTGGAGGGACGCCGGGAGCCTGAGGCTGAGGGTACTCATGGGATGCCTCCCAGCAGGGTGAGGAATGTCTGCGCTGTCAACGCCCGAACCCCGAAACGAGCACTGCCGGTGAAGTCCCGGATGTTGAAGGTGAGGATGAACGGGCATCCAGCCGCCACCGCCAGCTCCAGGACCATTACCACCAAGCCATGTGCAAGACAAGGCTGGCGGGAGGCCTGTTCCCGCTCACCTGGGCCTCAGACGGGTGTCGAGGCGTCGAGTCCCTTGACCCGGACCGCAATGGCACCCAGAGCGTTCCTTGGTAAACGGCGCGCCAGCTCATCCAGGCGGCTGACAAGCGCGGGAAACTGCAAGGACGCCCGGGTAGCCGGGTCACGCCAAGTCCGTTTGCCGTGATGGCTCACCACCAGGATCCCGTGCCGGCGGCTCGCCGGCTTGAGATAGTCTTCCGCCAGTTGGCGGGTGAGGGCGCGCTCAAGCTCCCGAACCGTCCAGTCCATCCCGCCGTGCTTCACCTCAATCGCCACCTCGAAACGCGCTGCGGTGGACGAGACGACGATGTCCGGCTGCTTCATGTCTGCCACCTTCGCCTCGCGATGCACGTGGAACTGCCCACGGCTTCGCAGGGATAGTTGCTCGGCAAGCCAGCCTTGTACCTCGGGCTCATCTGCGGCCCGTGTGAGCAACGGCCTTGAGGTGAAGTCCTCATGCCGGAGGTCCTGCTGGATCTCCGCCAGGACGCCGAGGACCACCTGCAGGAGCGCCTCACCGGTCTTGGCCGGTACGACGTGGCGGTGTTCGAAGTTCAACACCTCGGCCGGAGTCCAGGCTGGCAGCTCGGCATCGCTCTCGGCCTTGCCATGGGCGA
The genomic region above belongs to Thermodesulfobacteriota bacterium and contains:
- a CDS encoding PIN domain-containing protein, which gives rise to MVVMVLELAVAAGCPFILTFNIRDFTGSARFGVRALTAQTFLTLLGGIP